The following are from one region of the Methanobacterium veterum genome:
- the cbiQ gene encoding cobalt ECF transporter T component CbiQ — translation MNTNSILNLENETMKESFLHLLDGRIKLVILVFITIYAVYTTEPMILVLLEVYLLLLIYLSQISFKTTLKRVLLLLPFGGLIIVFQPFIHPGNVMYALPFGINVTYEGLTFGILLMSRLIVSLTAIVLLSSISPMQEVVQSFRKLGMPKEFAMIFSLMIRFLFMFFDELDAIRNAQTTRNFDIFNKKTPYMWRMKQIGYTIMMMFLRAYERGETVYLSMVSRGYSDKSQLYNDGNNKIGSKEYVFTGITVALVICLEIAHFFLIV, via the coding sequence ATGAACACCAATTCAATTCTCAATTTAGAAAATGAAACTATGAAGGAAAGTTTTCTTCATCTGTTAGATGGGCGAATCAAATTAGTGATACTGGTGTTCATTACAATTTATGCGGTTTACACTACAGAACCCATGATTCTTGTTTTACTTGAAGTTTATCTTTTATTATTGATTTACCTGTCTCAAATCTCATTTAAAACCACTTTAAAGAGAGTATTGTTACTTTTGCCATTTGGAGGTTTGATTATAGTATTTCAACCATTCATACATCCAGGTAATGTAATGTATGCTCTGCCGTTTGGCATCAACGTTACTTATGAAGGTTTAACATTTGGAATACTGTTAATGTCCCGCCTTATTGTTTCTCTAACTGCAATTGTGCTTTTATCATCCATAAGTCCCATGCAGGAGGTAGTGCAATCCTTCAGGAAGTTAGGTATGCCCAAAGAATTTGCAATGATATTCAGCCTTATGATCAGATTTTTGTTCATGTTCTTTGATGAATTAGACGCAATAAGAAACGCACAGACAACCCGAAACTTTGACATATTTAACAAAAAAACACCATACATGTGGAGAATGAAACAAATTGGTTACACCATAATGATGATGTTTTTAAGGGCTTATGAACGTGGTGAAACTGTTTACCTTAGCATGGTAAGCAGGGGATATTCCGATAAATCCCAGCTTTACAATGATGGAAACAATAAGATAGGTTCAAAAGAGTATGTTTTCACAGGGATAACTGTAGCACTGGTAATATGCCTTGAAATTGCCCACTTTTTTTTAATTGTGTAA
- a CDS encoding PDGLE domain-containing protein — translation MSPKDKKFVMAGLAICIIIAVLAPFIASSNPDGLEKTAEDISTTQESNSYNAPMSDYTIPLLGEDNPYGGAIALIIGILITLAIAYVAAVLLRRRKPESLE, via the coding sequence ATGAGCCCAAAAGATAAAAAATTTGTCATGGCAGGTTTAGCAATCTGCATAATAATTGCAGTTCTAGCACCATTTATAGCTTCAAGCAACCCTGACGGGCTAGAAAAAACCGCAGAAGACATATCCACTACCCAGGAGTCAAACAGCTACAACGCACCAATGTCAGACTACACGATACCTCTTTTAGGGGAAGACAATCCTTACGGTGGAGCAATAGCATTAATTATAGGTATTTTGATAACTTTAGCAATCGCATACGTTGCAGCAGTTTTATTGCGAAGAAGAAAACCAGAATCATTGGAATAA